The genome window GAAATAGATGATGTTTCCCCAGGTTAGTGTATttcatgaaaagcacaaaatataAACAGACCTGCCCATTAAGTACTTCTCACTTTTCCCCCATGCCAAAAGTCCCTTCTCACCGCTCATTCATTCTTTTTCAGATTTGAAATTCTAAACCAAGTGTCAAAGGCTGCAGGAAATAGATGATATTTCCCCAGGTTAGTGTATttcatgaaaagcacaaaatataAACAGACCTGCCCATTGAGTGCTTCTCACTTTTCCCCCATGCCAAAAGTCCATTCTCAACGCTCATTCATTCTTTTTCAGATTTGAAATTCTAGACCAAGTGTACCGCAAGGGCTCCAGGAAATAGATGATGTTTCCCCAGGCTAGTGTATttcatgaaaagcacaaaatataAACGGACCTGCTCATTGAGTGCTTCTCACTTTTTCCCCATGCCAAAGTCCTCTCTCACTGTTCATTCATCCTTTTCAGTTTTGAAATTCCAAGACAAGTGCACAGCAAAGGCTCCATGAATGGTTGGGCATGTGAATAAGACAATAAGAGTTTTTCATTTCGGAAGACATGGAACAATAAAACAATAAGACTTGGGCTTTAGACTGAAACAAAATTGTGTTGACCTTTGTAAAGGTGGTTCCATGGACTGTTTAACTGGGCCTATAATGGAGCCCACAAACAAGTGATTCTATGGGACAGTGGTTACTTTCTCTTGACAAGGCACACAAAAATGTCATAGATAAACAAGTgagaattaaaacaataaatttgttAGCTAACTTGTTCATTGACATAGATTTGCAGAATCCACAATTTTGGAAACTTAATGCAGTCATCATTCATCACCACCAAAAGGAGTCTAAATACAACCAACATAAGAGCCCTCTATTtctttcactaatcagattCCCGTGTGTTTGAAATGCATTTTAGCATCATATCCAGGCATCAATGCAAGTTAACTAATGGTTCACAAAATGTAGGTAAATATGTAACATAGCATGTACTGATATCACATCAACTCAGCTAAACAGAAAAATTGACCTGATGGATAACAGGATTCAAGTTTAAACCATGTAATGAAGCTCACAAACGAGTGAGTCTGTGGGACACTGGTTACTTTCTCTTAACAATACAACGTCGGCTTTAACTATTGGAAACATCGGCTGTACAAAAAATTTAGGACAAGGCACACAAAAATGTCGTAGATATACAAGTAAgaattaaaaacaataaatttgttAGCGAACTTGTTCATTGACATACATTTGCAGAATCCACAATTTTGGAAACTTAATGCAGTCATCATTCATCACAACCAAGAGGAATCTAAATACAACCAACATAAGAGTCCTCAATCtctttcactaatcagattCCCATGTGTTTGAAATGCACTTTAGCATCATATCCAAGCATCAATGCAAGTTAACTAATGGTTCACAGAATGTAGGTAAATATGCAACATAGCACGTACTGATATCACATCAACTCAACTAAACAAGAAATTGACCTCATAGATTGCAGGACTCAAGTTTAAACCATAACAAGACTCAGTACTTTAACAAGTAATCGAATCTAATAAGCAAAAAAAGTCTATACAACATAGTTATATGCATAAGAAACCAGTAAGTTAAAGAAAGCATCTATTAGATCAAGAAGAACACCTACCAACCTTTCCTTATGTATATCATTTTCCTTGTGGCAGTTTTTAAAATGAGAATTTGATGATAGATACTCATCGATGCGCCCAAACAGATGATCTGCATCAATTTTTTCTGTCTCTGCAAACTCAGAACCATTGCTTACCAATTCTTTTATATCATTCAAACAGTTGGGAAGAAAATTAGAAACGTTAGTAGTGCTGTCAGCCTTTTCCCCTTCAGTAGCATCTCCCAAGCTTAATTTCATATAAGGATATAATATAGCGCCGGCAACAGAATTAATCAAGCTTTTACAATCAATGACCTGAAGAAGACGATTAAGTATATAAAAGGAAGTAATTGAAGATAGACTTGAGCcctgaaacaaaaacaaaaggttgtaTTAATTCTTGATTAAAGTGAATCATAAACTCCAGTGAAAACTATCCATATTTTCACAAATATAAATTGTTTTCTTATAATCAAATAGGTATCTGgtttgcaaaacaaaaaaaggggaaaaggcTTATAAAATCTTCAAGCTTAAAAAAAACCTGAATCCCACATCAAGAATACAGCCACCACCATACTTGATCAGTGAGAACCGAAAGCGTCCGAAGAGGCAAGACACTAATAGCGTCGAATAAACAACTTAACTATACATCCAAATTTCACCTCACAAGATTTTATAATAAGTACgtttcctttcaaaaaattcCATAACTACTCTTGACTTACTCAGTTCACTAGCTATAAGCATTAAGCACAGTGCAGTAATTCTTGGACTGTGTTGCCTGCAATGACTAATTGTATTTCCTGCAAAATCTAGAAATCTCACCATCCAGACATGCAAGATCTACATGGACCAAGCATATTCTACATAATCAATGACAAATTACAAATCTAAACCaacaataagaaaatacatTTCTATTTAGCTCCTTTACAATGAAACAAAAGGATACCAGGAAGAATGGATCTTACATTACTCTGCCTTAGCAGGAGTAGTGAGAGCAATATGGGGAAGACGAGCAAATTAAGAAGATTTTGAGTAACCAGTCCACTCAACCAAGTCTCACTAATAGAAACCACATCCTTAAAATAGTATAGATCATCTACAATTTTATCTGTTTCCACAAGCAATTGCTTTATTCTCTCATCAGTGCATGCCTCCCTGCAACAAGCCAACCAGTTTTGCGTTGCATTGCTTTTAAGTATACAACTACTACCTCTCAATTAAGGAAATATATTTCTATAGAAAGACAGATGAAACATACTCTGTTGCATGAACAAGTTCATCGAGATGAATGCAGTGGTCTTTTAAGCTATGGACCAAGTCCGAGAAATACTTTGACGATGGAGGAGTTGTTACGAACTTATATACCATATCATCGCTAACTGCATAAACAAAAGGATACCATTGCCGAATACTAAATAGACATTCTATATCCCATCATCTTCGCGTGAACTTGCAGATTCAAGAAAAAGATAGCAATAGAATACCATTATAGATGTTCAGAGTCAATGCCCGTATTGCTGTCTGTATCATCTTTTCCCCGTGGCAGGCGAATTTAAGAGACGCAGTATAAAGGGGGAATGAAATGACCACATTCTGCAATCATAGGGTACTTTAAGTGACTGATGATAAGCCCCTCCACAACTTAATGTACTCACACATGCACATCGTAAACATATGTGAAGATCAGATATTTTTCCAAATGAATAAACCCTGGCCCAAAATAATCTTTAACATATTTCCTATGGCTAAAAGATGTTTCCCATATACTGTTTTCAAATTGGTGTGAGTGTCCCTTCCCCATCAAGACTGATCTGCTCTGCTCACGCACAAACAAAAAGGGCATCATATGCTTATAAACCATTATTGTACCAAGACAAAATTCTGGGCTCAAACGCAGCACAGAGTTGAGAGAATTCAAATTGGTTACAACAGAGTGAACTCACTAACACCAAGTAAATAGAAAGCCAGCAGTGTCTAAAATAATGGCAAAACTCAAACACGGTAAACAAAGGAATATGAATGAAAGGGTTCGTAACACTGAGCCAACCCCAAGTTCTAGAATAAACATACCATGTAGAATCTCTTACTATTACTGAAGAAATAGGACGAAAATCCCTAAACTGTAACTGTAACAAGGCataaaaaagaattaaaacAAAGTGAAAAACAATCCAATGAAAGCATTAAGATTACTACTTCACTTCTATGTGCCTACATTTGAAATTGATCTACCAATTAACTTAACAAGATGGAACTAATATTCTCATCAAGAACGGGCGTTTGAAACAGTTGCAAAGTCATTGCTTcaactaataaaaaaaacatgtacaatTATCAATACCATTTAAACTCAACTCTGGAGTAATAATCAAATAACCCATACTGCATTTGCATAGAACAAAAAACTCCATGCCCGCAAATTAGAAAACCAcactttaaaaagaaaatttctcaATGACATATTGACAACATATATTAGAAAACAAGCTTTAACTCACCCCGTGAACCTTCACAAGAAGACAAAGTATTTCTCTGTTCATTTTGCTGCTCACTGCTCTGATTAAAAAGGATTAAAAGGGGAAAATGTTTAAAAAACGGCATTGAGCATACATAGGGAAATTTTCACCATAGGTcataaaaataacaacaaaaaaaaattctgacacCATATCAAAAGAAAGGTACAGTGCTATACAAAGAGGGAGGGgggagagtgagagtgagaggaagggagagagggagataTTAAAACCTTAGAAAGGACACATAATAGAGAGCAAGATCTCCCTCATCAAATTCATACTCATGTTCTATGATATTATTGATGTAGTCATTGCTAAAACAGTAGTCtgcacccaaaaaaaatcattagatTTGCATTAGCAATAAAACATAGATTGGATAATGCTAACAACTTCGATCTCACATAATCGAAGCTTCTACAACCTTCCCGCCATAGCCCACATAAATGCATGCAAAAATCTGAAGGAGAGGCATATAACAAATATAGAAGGGGAAAAGCTTGGAAACTGGGATCTTACAAATTGCATGTTCACTAGACATGTTCTGAATCATTATGCTTAGATACTGGAGCAGTGGTGCCTCAATTCGTGAATTCTGACTTATCTTTAGTATACGAACAAACTGAGCTAGGACTTGGTATTCCATGAAACATCTGCGAAATTGAATTAATAGTCTCAGAGTAGAATCAAGATGGTGAAGAGGACAACAATGCAGGAAATAGCAAAACGCAAGCATCCCATACTCAAATATCAATGGGTCTTGTCTGTCACCATATGTAACAATCTCCACAATAGACTGTAGTAAATCGATGACTATTTCCTGGAGGATGAGAAAACAAGGAAACCAAGTTCACAGAAAATAAAATCTCATCAAATTAGCATAGGTTTGAGTTGAGTTACCCTGTTGTACTCATCCACGACTTTGATCTCCTGTAATTCGTTAATTGTATATCTGTAGCCAAACAACATCAGATAAAATATCATTACTATTAATGAAAGTATGAGGAAGTTGATGATAAAGATGTGATGAAAGAAACAAACGCGCGCTTGTGAAACAACGGAATCAATGcatggttataaaaaaaaacgatCCGCCTCGACACATTGTTGAATAAAACCCAATTTGGGATGCAATAAACCTAAGTCTCACAAATCGGCTGGCACGGCAAGGCATGGACAACAAACATAAAACAACAAACGATCCATTCCCAATCCCTAAAGAACAATCAGAATCACATAATCACTCACATAGATAACATGCAAAAAAATCTTGCAACATCGAAAGCCGATCAGTTTATGCATCGTCGTAGCAGAGATTTACCTGAAATATTGAAGAGAGAAACGGTTGATCGGTCGCCAGAGAGAGGACCACATAGTggtgagagaaagaaagaaattccGGAAAGGTGCGTGCTAATGGCGAGAGGCCGGAGGTTGCGAAGTAGAACCGAACGCACAACAAGCACTCTCTGTTGTATGTGCAGTGTGCATTGCTTTGCTTTTCTGTTAGGCTGGTAGGTGGCGGTGGCGTTTATTTATACTCAACGAACCGTCAAAGACTCAAAAGTTTCCTTGGGATTTTTAAATTTCAGGATCTCCTAAACTaattaggaaaacatttttgacaTACAGGCGTAACGGAcacttttttaagttttttttcccaaacaaatgaaggaaacaaaagagTCTGGTAGTAGCGTAAACTTAAAGCCTAAAAGGGCACTGTATTTTGATTCAAGAAAAAAAGCCGTTGTATTTTGACGGCCTTTGTCACTGCTCACTGCTGGGCCCAAAAAAGAGTAAGCTCTAATTGACTGTCAGCTCATGGACCAActgtcattatttatttattttttgtcagACCCAATCCAATTTTCTTCCGTCGGTTCAACACTTGTCCCAATAGAATACTTTACTTTCATTTGCATCATAATTTGGAAGGATTACGTTCTTGTCCTTTTTTAAGTTTCTGAATCTTCTGATACCCTATTCTTCTTACTAGTTTATCAGTTTAATTACACCACCCAGATTacttaattaaagataatattgTCACACACATTAAGATATTATTTGCTTGAACATACAAGCAAGGCAAGCCGAGACAAGTTTAGTCTTTTGCTTGTCCGGAAGGTTTTTTTAACGTGAACATTGATTGGCTTTAAAACGTATGACTTGGTAGTGAAGTCGCTACTATACAATTAACGAGTAACAGGTTTAAAGCATGGAGATATGATTCCGGCAATATGTACATTTTCTTAGTCTTGTTTCCTCTTCAGATTGCACTTGATCCCATCGTGTAATTTGGTGATGAGGGGGGCAAGTGAACCAGATCAATAGTTAGAGAGAACAGTAGGAGAGGCTGTTGGGGATCACCCGCCGCGACTTCAGAGGGGCAAGTCGGTCTGTACATGTGAGGCACATGATTAACTTGTTAATGAATGCATTATCGCATTAACCAGTCTGATTCTTTTATACTAATTTGATTAGTCAGATTTGAAACAATCCGCACAAGATTTATGTAGCATTCCACTGAATATATGGTTAGTCAATCTGCGGCTTTTCCGACTACTTTCACTGGCTAAATGAAGATTCAAATGCAGCCTGATAACAATGGATTTTTGACACTAATGTATTCACAAAAACAGGGTAATCCTGTCAATTACACTTATTCCCAGTTGTTCGAACAACCGATGGCTAAGTATGCTCAAAAGAAACTCAAAAAACCcaacataaaaaaaagtaaaggttGTTTAATGCTTACCCTCCTCTAAATTGCTGCAAAGTAATCCTTGCTGAGCTTAGGATCTGGCTTCATGGACTTCTCCCCAGGCTTCCACCCAGCAGGACAAACTTCATCTGGATTTTTTTGCACATATTGCAAGGCCTGCGGAAAAAGTGGACAAAATTGGAAGTGGTGACAACAAATTAGAAGGTCATGAATTAGTATAAACGTTTCCAGTATATACACAATCTCATTTTATGAACTCCTTCAAGATCGGACAAATGTTCAACAAGCTTAGCTCTTACTGACTGCTTTTACAGATTACTTCAATTGAAGTTATCAGAATAAGGGGTTACAGGTTTGTTAAGAACTACAGGATCAAAGCCGACTAGATGATGCAGATCATATGGTGCATAAAAATCCAAATGAATATGAATTTCGTGCCTCGACTCCTTTTTATCACTCCAGCTGAGGAGAACAACCGCTCTTTACagcccaaaaataaaaacaaaatgagGCTTTCCGAAAGCAATATAATAGTCTGCTAACGAGACCAAGAAAGTGTGCTAGATTCTTTTCACCATGAAAGTGAACGGAGTTATTAAGAAGGATATTTACTCCAGTTAATAGGCAGTTCAGTTGCAGTCGTAGTGCACTGTTTTGGCAATATAATTACCTGGAGGGTTCTCATTGTTTCGTCAACACTCCGTCCAATGGCAAGATTGTTTATGGTGGAATGCTGGATGACTCCTTCTTTGTCAATGATGAAGAGTCCTCTCAATGCAATCCCCTGAATTTAAGACAAATGTATTAAAAGTAGAATGAAGATTTATAGGCAATGAGTTACAGGCTTACAGCTAACGAGGGACATCTGTAATTTTATCACTAGATATTTGTAGCACACACCAGAATGCACATATATACACGCAACAAAGGGAGTACCAAAAAGCAACAAAGAGGGTACCAAAAACCTAAGGTTTTATAGTAATGGACCAATAAGTGTTTATCCTTCCACAAAAACAGGTGAGGCATTTCCATTTGGAAACTTTCATGGGAAGTCTTAACATTTAGTATTCTGACATCTCACTATCTACCCATTTGTCAATACTTTATTGGCTCAACTAACATTATAAGCCTGGTTAGGAGAAGGCAATGCTTATCCCTTTATGTCCAAGTGCATATTTCTTTATTCAACTATAGCAAATTAGCAACTCAACTCTTCAGATCAGGAATCGCCTTTCTTATCTATTTTATTTCACGCCCTGAGCCTGAGCTAACTCATTTCTCTTTCGACTGGAACTCCTTAATCAGTTAATCCAGAAGTGACTTCGATACCTTCAGGATCTGCCTTACTTAAGCCCGACAagtcaatttcttcttcttcttctttttatcaaTTTGCTATGCCTTCTTCATCAAAAAGACTTTTAATAGGCATATagccatatatacatatatatcatgcATAGATGAATACATTTATACATGCATTGCATTACACACCAAATAcatgttaagtttaaaaaacTATATAAAGCGATAAAATGGTTTCACAgaactttagaaaaaaaatgattttctgGTCCCAAAAAGCAAGGTCTCCAAATACGATGCAAAAGATAGATAAATCCAAGgattttaaaaatattgtaaCGAAAATAATCATTATCGTCTAAGCCTTCCTAACACAAATTAGGAGACAATTTCTTCACTTATACAGAAATACAATGAAGGGAAAAAGTTAAATTCTTCACCGAAATGGTTTATGATTAAGTATGAATAGCAGGAAAACACGAATGTGTGTTATCATACCTGGTCATGGATCAGAACTCCATAAGAACTTGAAATTGATTTGGTGACATCAGAAACCAGTGGATACTTCAAATCACCAAGGCCGCCTGACTTTCTATCTGTCTGGACCCATGCAAGGTGCGAGAACTACAGCAGAAATGAGAATTGGATTATCAAGGTTGGTCAGCACATACAATTAAACCatacaataattcatactaaGACTTGACAAACCAGAGTGAGACTACATACGAAAATGTTATTAGGACAATCAAAAGCCTAAAAGATGGTCATTAAAAATAATACAGTTAAGCAGCACATTTTCAAACCACAACTTGATAGCGAAACTGGGCCACGAATCATCATTTTTACAAACAATAAAGTCAATTGTTCTGAATCCTGATACACACAGTCACACAGCCTTGTTTACACAAACATTGGATGACCCTTTATTCCATGTATTCAATTGAGTCAACAGGTTTGTTTAAGCTTAACATGCAGAAAGAGTGGGCCATTGAATCAAGATATTCACTGTCTTCGTGACGGCTAAGCACCGTTTGCCAATATCAAGCAGGAGAGAAAGGAGGTCAAGCTAGAGCTCAGAGATAAAAACACATCTGAAATCTATCAGTTGATTTACATGCTGTGTTAGCAGGCCACTCCCCCATGATTGTCATGTTAAAGGAATTATCATATAAAGTTGATGAAGTACTAGAAAATACTATAAAATATAAACCACCGGTCATTCCACCCTTAAATTGTTATTGTTTTCCTTTCTCTATGCAAAAACACGTAGCTTACCACACTGTCAACTGAAATACCCAATATTTCTGTGTCTAGCTTCTCAAACTCAGCATAACGGTCACTGAAAGCAGTAATTTCTACAGCAAGGacaaacaaaaagagaaaagttAGAATGAACTCACAAGTATAATTGATGTAAGTTTTATTTAGTTTAAAGCTAACCTGTGGGACAAACAAATGTGAAGTCCAA of Tripterygium wilfordii isolate XIE 37 chromosome 13, ASM1340144v1, whole genome shotgun sequence contains these proteins:
- the LOC120012296 gene encoding protein TRANSPARENT TESTA 9-like isoform X1 produces the protein MWSSLWRPINRFSLQYFRYTINELQEIKVVDEYNREIVIDLLQSIVEIVTYGDRQDPLIFECFMEYQVLAQFVRILKISQNSRIEAPLLQYLSIMIQNMSSEHAIYYCFSNDYINNIIEHEYEFDEGDLALYYVSFLRAVSSKMNREILCLLVKVHGNVVISFPLYTASLKFACHGEKMIQTAIRALTLNIYNVSDDMVYKFVTTPPSSKYFSDLVHSLKDHCIHLDELVHATEEACTDERIKQLLVETDKIVDDLYYFKDVVSISETWLSGLVTQNLLNLLVFPILLSLLLLRQSNGSSLSSITSFYILNRLLQVIDCKSLINSVAGAILYPYMKLSLGDATEGEKADSTTNVSNFLPNCLNDIKELVSNGSEFAETEKIDADHLFGRIDEYLSSNSHFKNCHKENDIHKESLLSFRRGILAFLSSDNHCVQLASLLLLLILAESKDLDYKLASLIGFGGLQHKMEMHGSVLTKLMPEALNAVLNILASDPATPVLVKWHAGWFLQKLVNFHGMRLCDENLHLFNDSYEQSLQRLQNELDGCWFDHILITLKNEWTSCGTALEEPSQSKDPLFVLEVAVCQQTTNGIAAHYGGDKTSSYAAWRRMVDVVKVFVLHLQLKALIFEEELLEKHLLVSMSSSTANSGRTHVSEASCASFGSDISLGAGIPCQIAFSNAGLRDIFMIPVARQTSGKLLLAEKHPIRGQRGVVIAAAPLARLSPKIDEGHPTWLHLRIREFDTMFDASNKGFCSKMSNDTSDGRWTLGFSTAKACEAAQLLILRETSKQRSATARMLAPLLNSSHTKDL
- the LOC120012296 gene encoding protein TRANSPARENT TESTA 9-like isoform X2, with the protein product MWSSLWRPINRFSLQYFRYTINELQEIKVVDEYNREIVIDLLQSIVEIVTYGDRQDPLIFECFMEYQVLAQFVRILKISQNSRIEAPLLQYLSIMIQNMSSEHAIYYCFSNDYINNIIEHEYEFDEGDLALYYVSFLRAVSSKMNREILCLLVKVHGNVVISFPLYTASLKFACHGEKMIQTAIRALTLNIYNVSDDMVYKFVTTPPSSKYFSDLVHSLKDHCIHLDELVHATEEACTDERIKQLLVETDKIVDDLYYFKDVVSISETWLSGLVTQNLLNLLVFPILLSLLLLRQSNGSSLSSITSFYILNRLLQVIDCKSLINSVAGAILYPYMKLSLGDATEGEKADSTTNVSNFLPNCLNDIKELVSNGSEFAETEKIDADHLFGRIDEYLSSNSHFKNCHKENDIHKERRGILAFLSSDNHCVQLASLLLLLILAESKDLDYKLASLIGFGGLQHKMEMHGSVLTKLMPEALNAVLNILASDPATPVLVKWHAGWFLQKLVNFHGMRLCDENLHLFNDSYEQSLQRLQNELDGCWFDHILITLKNEWTSCGTALEEPSQSKDPLFVLEVAVCQQTTNGIAAHYGGDKTSSYAAWRRMVDVVKVFVLHLQLKALIFEEELLEKHLLVSMSSSTANSGRTHVSEASCASFGSDISLGAGIPCQIAFSNAGLRDIFMIPVARQTSGKLLLAEKHPIRGQRGVVIAAAPLARLSPKIDEGHPTWLHLRIREFDTMFDASNKGFCSKMSNDTSDGRWTLGFSTAKACEAAQLLILRETSKQRSATARMLAPLLNSSHTKDL
- the LOC120012296 gene encoding protein TRANSPARENT TESTA 9-like isoform X3 — encoded protein: MWSSLWRPINRFSLQYFRYTINELQEIKVVDEYNREIVIDLLQSIVEIVTYGDRQDPLIFECFMEYQVLAQFVRILKISQNSRIEAPLLQYLSIMIQNMSSEHAIYYCFSNDYINNIIEHEYEFDEGDLALYYVSFLRAVSSKMNREILCLLVKVHGNVVISFPLYTASLKFACHGEKMIQTAIRALTLNIYNVSDDMVYKFVTTPPSSKYFSDLVHSLKDHCIHLDELVHATEEACTDERIKQLLVETDKIVDDLYYFKDVVSISETWLSGLVTQNLLNLLVFPILLSLLLLRQSNGSSLSSITSFYILNRLLQVIDCKSLINSVAGAILYPYMKLSLGDATEGEKADSTTNVSNFLPNCLNDIKELVSNGSEFAETEKIDADHLFGRIDEYLSSNSHFKNCHKENDIHKESLLSFRRGILAFLSSDNHCVQLASLLLLLILAESKDLDYKLASLIGFGGLQHKMEMHGSVLTKLMPEALNAVLNILASDPATPVLVKWHAGWFLQKLVNFHGMRLCDENLHLFNDSYEQSLQRLQNELDGCWFDHILITLKNEWTSCGTALEEPSQSKDPLFVLEVAVCQQTTNGIAAHYGGDKTSSYAAWRRMVDVVKLKALIFEEELLEKHLLVSMSSSTANSGRTHVSEASCASFGSDISLGAGIPCQIAFSNAGLRDIFMIPVARQTSGKLLLAEKHPIRGQRGVVIAAAPLARLSPKIDEGHPTWLHLRIREFDTMFDASNKGFCSKMSNDTSDGRWTLGFSTAKACEAAQLLILRETSKQRSATARMLAPLLNSSHTKDL
- the LOC120012296 gene encoding protein TRANSPARENT TESTA 9-like isoform X4; this translates as MWSSLWRPINRFSLQYFRYTINELQEIKVVDEYNREIVIDLLQSIVEIVTYGDRQDPLIFECFMEYQVLAQFVRILKISQNSRIEAPLLQYLSIMIQNMSSEHAIYYCFSNDYINNIIEHEYEFDEGDLALYYVSFLRAVSSKMNREILCLLVKVHGNVVISFPLYTASLKFACHGEKMIQTAIRALTLNIYNVSDDMVYKFVTTPPSSKYFSDLVHSLKDHCIHLDELVHATEEACTDERIKQLLVETDKIVDDLYYFKDVVSISETWLSGLVTQNLLNLLVFPILLSLLLLRQSNGSSLSSITSFYILNRLLQVIDCKSLINSVAGAILYPYMKLSLGDATEGEKADSTTNVSNFLPNCLNDIKELVSNGSEFAETEKIDADHLFGRIDEYLSSNSHFKNCHKENDIHKESLLSFRRGILAFLSSDNHCVQLASLLLLLILAESKDLDYKLASLIGFGGLQHKMEMHGSVLTKLMPEALNAVLNILASDPATPVLVKWHAGWFLQKLVNFHGMRLCDENLHLFNDSYEQSLQRLQNELDGCWFDHILITLKNEWTSCGTALEEPSQSKDPLFVLEVAVCQQTTNGIAAHYGGDKTSSYAAWRRMVDVVKVFVLHLQLKALIFEEELLEKHLLVSMSSSTANSGRTHVSEASCASFGSWDSLPNCILKCWSQGYFYDTCGKTNIWKVASCRETSH
- the LOC120012180 gene encoding 2-Cys peroxiredoxin BAS1, chloroplastic-like; protein product: MACSATSATVLTSSIPRAFSAKSLASPVAKPFSQTLTVPDSFAGLRKSFQSRVPHPVSLNRSSHSQRSFVVKASAGEPPLVGNTAPDFEAEAVFDQEFIKVKLSEYIGKKYVVLFFYPLDFTFVCPTEITAFSDRYAEFEKLDTEILGISVDSVFSHLAWVQTDRKSGGLGDLKYPLVSDVTKSISSSYGVLIHDQGIALRGLFIIDKEGVIQHSTINNLAIGRSVDETMRTLQALQYVQKNPDEVCPAGWKPGEKSMKPDPKLSKDYFAAI